Genomic segment of Aerosakkonema funiforme FACHB-1375:
TAATCCGAACGATACAGAACAAAGCCGATGCAGTCATTCTATTCTTGTTACCAAAAGCGCCATCGCCTAATTACATCTGTTATTTGAACCTAACTGCTCAAAAAAGGACAAATTTACTTTGTTTTGATTAAAGTACCAAAATCTGCCTTAACCACCAGCTTGCTTCACTTATCCTATCCTCCACTAACTTTATACCAGCTTTGTCATGTTTTGGTGAAATAGCCCAGACAGCACTACAACTTGGGACACCACAAGAAACAGGCGCAAACGGTATTGCGGAAGACAATGCTGCTGCTTCTGCCAGAGAAAAACTATACTTTGACACAACTCTAAAAAATAAATGATCATCCTATAGATATATCGCGCAAATATGAGAGTATATCTATAGTTATTTTGAACGTTTAACGTACAGTGATTCACCCCCAAAGTGAAAACATCCTCAATCTTCATTCAAGCGCAAATCAATTTACAATCTCACCCGTAGCCTCCTTCACACGAGTCGAACGGTGTGCAATAGGAGAAAAAAATGTCCAATAATAAGGTAATCTCGCTATTCAATCAAGCGGGCGGAGTGGGTAAAACGACAATTACACTCAACCTGGGCTATCAACTTTCAAAACGTGGCAATAAAGTTCTTCTCATCGATATCGATCCCCAAGGTTCTCTCACACTCTTCATGGGGATTGACCCCGCTTCCTTAGAAAAAACAGTATTCGATGCCATCGTCAACGAAGAACCTCTATCTATCCTCAATAAAATTCACGGTATGGATTTGGCTCCTACCAACATTAATCTCAGTGCTGCCGAAATCCAACTGGTGAATATGGATTTTCGAGAAGTTCGCCTACTTGATGCGATCGCTCCCATTAAGGACAGCTACGACTTCATCCTCATCGACTGTCCTCCCAGTTTAGGACTATTGAGCTATATCAGTTTGGTAGCTGCTACTCATGTTTTAGTGCCGATCGAAACTCACTATAAAGCATTTGAAGGAACAAACCTCCTTTTACAAACCGTCGCTAGAGTCAGAAAAAAAGGAAATCGCACCTTACAAATAGCCGGATTCGTTCCTTCTCGTTACGCCGCGACTAACTCCCAGGACAAACGCACTCTCAAAGCAATTCAAGAGCAATTTGCTCCCGTCGCTCCGGTTTACAGCCCAATCCCGCGAATAACTGCTTTTGTAGATGCGTCAGAAAAACAAGTTCCGCTTGCTGTCTACGAACCCAGGAATGCTGTCATTAAAATATTAGACCAGTTAGCTGCAAAAATGGAGAAACTAAATGCCAAGTAAAAACGACCAACCATATAAAGGGAAAGCCAACTTGAACGTTTTGTTTGGAGATGATGAGACGGATGGATCTTCAGAGAAGCTATTAAATATTGATTCGATAAAACTTCCAGCTTCTCAACCCCGTCGATACTTCGACGATCGCGCAATGCAGTCTTTGGTTGAATCCATTAAAGCCGATGGCATTCTCCAACCTTTATTGGTTCGACCTCTGAATGATGGTAAATACGAACTAATCGCAGGCGAAAGGCGCTACAGAGCCGCTCGTGAAATCGGGTTGAAAGAAGTTCCCGTTACTATTCGGGAACTAACGGAACAACAAGCATTACACATAGCTTTGGTCGAAAACCTGCAAAGGGAAGACCTCAATCCGGTAGAAGAAACTGAAGGTATTCTGGAACTGCTTTCCCATCACCTCGAATACTCGACCGATGATGTTAGCAAGCTGCTTTACCGAATGCAAAATGACGTTCAACGAACGAATGATAACGTTATCCTTCAGCCAGAAGCCGAAACGGTGATAGAGGTATTCGAGCGGTTAGGGAAGATGGGATGGGAGTCGTTTGTCAGCAATCGGCTTTCTCTTTTGAAACTTCCAAAGGACATACTTGAGAAACTTCGAGAAGGAAAAATCGAGTACACGAAGGCGCGTGCGATCGCGAAAGTAAAAGACGAGTCAGCTAGAAAAGAATTGCTCGAAACTGCTATTGCCGAAAATCTTTCTTTAACTCAGATTAAAGAACGAATTGCCGCCCTCAAAACAGGTACATTGTCAGAAAAACCAGAGGAGGGTCTGAAAAACCAAATTAAAGAAGCTTTGACGAAAGCTAACAAATCAAAAGTTTGGAGCGACCCTAAAAAGCAGAAACGTCTCCAAAAAATCCTCACCGACCTAGAAGCTTTGTTAACAACTTAACTTAGAAGACAAATATTGTAACGCATCCATACGAGTTGGAAATACTAGGAAACTTAAGTCTTTGTGAAAAAATGCTCTATCACTTGATGGGGCATTTTTTCATCGATCTAGGTCACGGATTAGCTGTGATATCAAATCCGGGTTATTTACCCCCTTTATATTTTTCCTCTTCTCTTCCCTCTGCTCCCCTGCAGCTGATTATAATGTGGGTCGTTAACCCGGATTTAGTATGAGATCGTGCAAAAAAGCTATCACTTTAGAAATAGAAGCCATCTTAAAAATTCTAACTAGCGGCAGCAATGAATAAAAAATCATCTTTTCGGTAGAACTCACTCAATCTGAGCAGTTGATAATTTGGGTTTTTAGAGACGAAAAAAACAAACGGCAATTCGGATCAAATCCTGTAAAGGTTCATTACTATGTCGCCAGCTAACATTCTCTCAAACCATAAGCTACTTCCTAGAACAGCCCATTTAGTAACTCCAACTGACTATCTCACAGAATTCGAGCAAGTTCTAAACTCCCTCGTCCAAGTTTGGCATAATTATCAGCCGGACGATTCGCTAGCAGATAAAAGAAAACAAGACCTAGAGTGGCTGAAATCAAAGCTGCGCTATTATCGGCTCAACATTCACAACTCATCCAATAGTCAGAAGTTTTGGCAAGGCTTCATGGCAGGCAAAAATAGTCGAAGAATTTTATCAGATCGAACTTCCAAATCCCTCGGAAAAATTTTATTCGGAGCTTTAAAATCTCAACAAATCTACGACTTAGGCTCGGAAGTCGGATGGTGCTATGCTCGATTGAAAGACTACTTACAGCGAATTAAAAAACAGCGAAAGTTAGAAGAAGCGCAAAAGCATCACGATTATCAAAAAATTTCTAGCTTAATCCACCGAACAGATGATACGGACTCACTATTAAGTGTCGGCTGGGTGGGAGAAAGGAAATCCAGCAAATGAAAAATAAGCCTAGCAAAATTTTGGCAGTTGATGATGTAGCCGATAACTTATTTATGATCCAAACCATCCTTTCAGAAGAAGGCTACCACGTCAGTACGAGTGACAACGGACTAGATGCGATCGCAAGTATCGAAGCATCGCCACCAGATTTAATCCTTCTGGATGTGATGATGCCTCATGTTGACGGTTACGAAGTGACTTTCAGAATTCGCTCTAATACTCAACTGCCTTTTATTCCAATTCTGCTTGTTACGGCTGACGATTCAACGAATATAGCAGATGGGCTGGATTTGGGTGCTGATGATTTCGTCTGCAAACCAATTGAAGTGCAAGAATTATTGGCTCGCGTCCGCAGTCTTCTCAGGTTGAAACATAGCATCGATGCGATGCAGGAAATGACAAGGGCGAAAGAGGATTTTGTTTCGCGTCTTACCCACGATCTGCGAACGCCATTAGTAGCAGCCGATCGAATGTTGTCTCTACTCTACCGAGGGAAATTTGGGGAACTGCCAAGTCAGGCGGTAGAAGCAATAACGACAGTCAGCGATAGCAATGAAAATTTACTCGCATTAGTCAATACTCTATTGGAGGTACATCGATTTGAAGCTGGATGTAAGAGATTAGCGATCGCACCTTTCAACCTTAACAAGATGATTCGAGACGTGGTAAAAGAACTAGAACATCTGGCTGTTGAAAAAAATCTGTCTTTAATTTATGAAGATACAACTCCAATCAAAATTAAGGGAGACTGTATCGAACTCCGCCGAGTGATAACCAACTTAGTCGGAAATGCGATTAAGTTCACCGATATCGGTCAGGTAAAAATTGCTGTTCGTCAAGATACTGAATCCGTAAGCATTAGCGTAGAAGATACTGGGCCAGGTATTAGACCTTCAGAGCAAACTATGCTGTTTGAAAGATTTCGTACTGGAAATCATGCTGGGGCTGGCTGTGGTTTAGGATTGCATCTATCCCGTCGGATTGTGGAAGCTCACAAGGGTAGTATTCAGGTTAAATCAACAGTAAGTAAAGGTAGCGTGTTTACGGTTCACCTTCCTAATTCAATCTAACCACTTGTTTCGAGAGTATTCTCATCCTTTTTTAGGAGACAACTATGGACAACAAGATTAGTGTCGCTTTAATTGAAGACCATCATTTAACTAGATCTGGAATCAAAGCAGCTTTAAAGGATTGTGAAGATATCGAATTTGTTGGGGAAGCTGCTAACGGCTTACAAGGTATAACCCTGCTAGAAAAAACGCCGCCAGATGTAGCAATAGTCGATATAGGCTTACCGGGATTAGTCGATGGAATCGAATTAACCAAGAGGTTTAAAGAGTTTATCAAAGCTAAAACTTCAAACCTTGACAAACAGCCAAAAGTTCTGATTTTAACGATGCAGGATAATGAGGATTCCGTGCTGGCAGCTTTTGCAGCGGGAGCAGATTCTTACTGCATGAAAAATGTTATGTTTGAGAAACTGGTGGATGCAATTGTCGAAACTCACTCAGGCGCAAATTGGATCGATTCATCTATTGCCAGAATTGTTTTGACAAGAATAGATAATCCTTTTGAAGAAGCTGCCATTCCCGCTGGTGTTCCAACTATCTCAATTCATGCTTTAAATCCAGAAGACAAAGAGTTACTTACGGTTAATCCTTTGACTCAACGAGAGAGGGATGTAATCCAGTTAATTGTGGAAGGGTACAGTAACGAAGAAATTTGCGGGGAAC
This window contains:
- a CDS encoding ParA family protein, translated to MSNNKVISLFNQAGGVGKTTITLNLGYQLSKRGNKVLLIDIDPQGSLTLFMGIDPASLEKTVFDAIVNEEPLSILNKIHGMDLAPTNINLSAAEIQLVNMDFREVRLLDAIAPIKDSYDFILIDCPPSLGLLSYISLVAATHVLVPIETHYKAFEGTNLLLQTVARVRKKGNRTLQIAGFVPSRYAATNSQDKRTLKAIQEQFAPVAPVYSPIPRITAFVDASEKQVPLAVYEPRNAVIKILDQLAAKMEKLNAK
- a CDS encoding ParB/RepB/Spo0J family partition protein, whose product is MPSKNDQPYKGKANLNVLFGDDETDGSSEKLLNIDSIKLPASQPRRYFDDRAMQSLVESIKADGILQPLLVRPLNDGKYELIAGERRYRAAREIGLKEVPVTIRELTEQQALHIALVENLQREDLNPVEETEGILELLSHHLEYSTDDVSKLLYRMQNDVQRTNDNVILQPEAETVIEVFERLGKMGWESFVSNRLSLLKLPKDILEKLREGKIEYTKARAIAKVKDESARKELLETAIAENLSLTQIKERIAALKTGTLSEKPEEGLKNQIKEALTKANKSKVWSDPKKQKRLQKILTDLEALLTT
- a CDS encoding response regulator → MDNKISVALIEDHHLTRSGIKAALKDCEDIEFVGEAANGLQGITLLEKTPPDVAIVDIGLPGLVDGIELTKRFKEFIKAKTSNLDKQPKVLILTMQDNEDSVLAAFAAGADSYCMKNVMFEKLVDAIVETHSGANWIDSSIARIVLTRIDNPFEEAAIPAGVPTISIHALNPEDKELLTVNPLTQRERDVIQLIVEGYSNEEICGELHISLGTVKTHVRNILTKLSCDDRTSAAVRALRAGLVN
- a CDS encoding ATP-binding response regulator; its protein translation is MKNKPSKILAVDDVADNLFMIQTILSEEGYHVSTSDNGLDAIASIEASPPDLILLDVMMPHVDGYEVTFRIRSNTQLPFIPILLVTADDSTNIADGLDLGADDFVCKPIEVQELLARVRSLLRLKHSIDAMQEMTRAKEDFVSRLTHDLRTPLVAADRMLSLLYRGKFGELPSQAVEAITTVSDSNENLLALVNTLLEVHRFEAGCKRLAIAPFNLNKMIRDVVKELEHLAVEKNLSLIYEDTTPIKIKGDCIELRRVITNLVGNAIKFTDIGQVKIAVRQDTESVSISVEDTGPGIRPSEQTMLFERFRTGNHAGAGCGLGLHLSRRIVEAHKGSIQVKSTVSKGSVFTVHLPNSI